A genomic segment from Torulaspora delbrueckii CBS 1146 chromosome 3, complete genome encodes:
- the YIF1 gene encoding protein transporter YIF1 (similar to Saccharomyces cerevisiae YIF1 (YNL263C); ancestral locus Anc_1.93): MSYNPYAYGSNAGSMNDRFSHEATGHTAQPQVHESPAQDQFASNTKQDGPGGMPFQNPTTSMAYQLGQSAFTNFIGQQNFSQFQETVNKATAGSSSLSHYFQVNTAYVLKKLQIILLPFFKRTNWQRVPDTQSQGGGALSFLPPKDDVNSPDLYIPIMGLVTYILIWNMQKGLEGSFNPENLYYKLSSTLAFVGLDLVILKLGLYLLVNTNSPTSSITELVCYVGYKFVPLTMVLFSPSRPLYVSMLAKVYLFIAFGVFLLRSVKFNLFVNANNDMANIKKSTVKKCNYFLFVYGFFWQSILMWLMA, translated from the coding sequence ATGTCGTACAATCCATACGCATATGGGTCTAATGCTGGGTCCATGAACGACAGGTTTTCACATGAGGCAACTGGGCATACCGCACAACCACAGGTACATGAGAGTCCTGCACAGGATCAATTTGCATCTAATACCAAGCAAGATGGGCCAGGTGGTATGCCATTTCAGAATCCAACAACTTCGATGGCCTATCAATTGGGTCAGAGTGCTTTTACCAACTTTATTGGTCAACAGAACTTTTCACAGTTCCAGGAAACTGTAAATAAGGCCACTGCGGGGTCATCCAGTCTTTCACACTATTTCCAGGTAAACACAGCTtatgttttgaagaagttacaGATCATTTTGCTgcctttcttcaagagaacAAATTGGCAACGTGTACCAGATACGCAGTCCCAAGGCGGGGGTGCTTTATCTTTCCTACCACCAAAAGATGACGTTAACTCGCCAGACCTATACATACCAATCATGGGGTTGGTGACGTATATTCTCATCTGGAACATGCAAAAGGGCCTTGAAGGTTCTTTTAACCCAGAGAACTTATACTACAAGCTTTCCTCAACTTTGGCATTTGTTGGCTTGGATCTGGTAATTCTGAAGTTGGGTCTCTATCTCTTGGTGAATACTAACTCTCCAACATCTAGTATCACCGAACTGGTATGTTACGTTGGCTACAAGTTCGTTCCACTTACAATGGTTCTGTTCTCGCCCAGTAGACCTCTATACGTATCGATGCTTGCCAAAGTATACCTTTTCATCGCATTTGGCGTATTCTTGCTGAGGTCTGTTAAGTTCAACTTGTTCGTCAACGCTAACAATGACATGGCTAACATTAAGAAATCTACCGTCAAGAAATGCAATTACTTTCTCTTTGTTTATGGATTCTTTTGGCAAAGTATCCTAATGTGGCTAATGGCATAA
- the CWC23 gene encoding U2-type spliceosomal complex subunit CWC23 (similar to Saccharomyces cerevisiae CWC23 (YGL128C); ancestral locus Anc_1.92), protein MSLDLEGIYAQQINLYEELDIKIESSPQDVPLALIKKQYRKMALMYHPDKQPDNSSAIHKFHMLSLATHILTDESSRAAYDKWLERRIDNDEQRNELINQLNERESRAQKKGRTHFAKDITHIQEYGSTLRKMKHFKIPYGDWKTLNLSQTTQKSSPEPHKYYDSSTLRIEVQNVESPGDLADKHILMEFLRQIFGVESLHDLYYSSRNDFANSESIVSYVVFERPRESQLVFKRWTANRDLSSWGPILDVSPWIPIKYYKNFTKQVDLAPEIAALVNNNTVIID, encoded by the coding sequence ATGTCGCTAGATCTGGAGGGTATATATGCCCAGCAGATCAATCTATATGAGGAGCTAGATATTAAGATCGAAAGTTCTCCTCAGGATGTGCCGCTTGCGTTGATAAAGAAGCAATATAGGAAAATGGCGCTCATGTACCACCCTGACAAGCAGCCGGACAACTCGAGTGCCATTCACAAGTTCCATATGTTGTCATTAGCCACCCACATACTCACAGATGAGTCCTCAAGAGCCGCTTACGATAAATGGCTAGAGAGACGGATCGATAACGATGAACAACGCAATGAACTGATCAACCAGTTGAATGAACGTGAATCAAGAGCTCAAAAGAAAGGAAGGACACATTTTGCAAAGGATATAACACATATACAGGAGTATGGTTCCACATTACGCAAGATGaaacatttcaagattCCGTATGGTGACTGGAAGACTTTGAATCTTAGCCAAACAACTCAGAAATCAAGCCCTGAGCCACATAAATACTATGACAGTTCAACACTGAGAATCGAAGTGCAAAATGTGGAGTCACCGGGAGATTTGGCAGACAAGCATATTTTGATGGAGTTTCTACGACAAATTTTCGGAGTAGAATCCCTACACGACCTATATTACTCCTCAAGAAACGACTTTGCCAATAGCGAGAGTATTGTTTCGTATGTGGTTTTCGAAAGACCAAGAGAATCACAGCTAGtcttcaagagatggaCAGCGAATCGTGATTTGTCCAGCTGGGGGCCAATTTTAGACGTTTCGCCGTGGATTCCCATAAAGTATTACAAAAACTTTACTAAACAAGTGGATCTGGCTCCAGAGATTGCTGCTCTTGTTAACAACAACACAGTGATCATCGACTAA
- the POL2 gene encoding DNA polymerase epsilon catalytic subunit (similar to Saccharomyces cerevisiae POL2 (YNL262W); ancestral locus Anc_1.94) — MSDRFKGSNSARVVKNGGFIGGNSTANXFAVTANQIMQASRIDEMDDMMGFERYTAPQYSGRRDANKLGQIPGRVGWLSNMHPTIISPVSIPGASGNDATGIAGVDFYFLDEEGGSFKSTITYDPYFFIKCSDPSRVAEVEEYIKKYLETCLKSVTIVEKDDLSLDNHLLGLKRTLIKLTFINSNKLFEARKLLRPILAHNENNNTQKNLYSGQMMGNPKTDVKSLIEDIREYDVPYHVRVSIDKGIRVGKWYKVTSGGFFELKEKVAFAEPVVLAFDIETTKAPLKFPDSAIDQVMMISYMIDGEGFLITNREIISEDIEDFEYSPKPEYLGQFTIFNEVDELALLQRFFEHIRDVRPTVISTFNGDFFDWPFIENRSKIHGLDMFEEIGFAPDSDGEYKSSYCSHMDCFRWVKRDSYLPQGSQGLKAVTQAKLGYNPIELDPELMTPYAFEKPQQLSEYSVSDAVATYYLYMKYVHPFIFSLCTIIPLNPDETLRKGTGTLCEMLLMVQAYDGNIMLPNKYTDPIERFYDGHLLESETYVGGHVESLEAGVFRSDIPSDFKVDPTVIDELLDDLPHALKFCVEVENNSKIEDVTNFQDIMDEITVKLKDLKVKNERSELPLIYHVDVASMYPNIMTTNRLQPDSMKSERDCASCDFNRPGKTCDRRLKWSWRGEFFPAKMDEYNMVKRALQNETFPNKNRFSKKKFLTFDELSYAEQVTHIKKRLTDYSRKVYHRVKVSEVVERESIVCQRENPFYADTVRSFRDRRYEFKGLAKTWKGKLAAIPSSDKHAKDEAKKMIVLYDSLQLAHKVILNSFYGYVMRKGSRWYSMEMAGITCLTGATIIQMARALVERIGRPLELDTDGIWCIVPKSFPENYSFQMNNGKRLFLSYPCSMLNYKVHQKFTNTQYQELSDPVRHKYKTHDENSIFFEVDGPYRAMILPTSKEEGKGIKKRYAVFNEDGSLAELKGFELKRRGELQLIKNFQSDLFKVFLEGDDLQSCYGAVAAVANRWFDILDTKGAMLEDEDLIELICENRSMSKTLKEYEGQKSTSITTAKRLGEFLGEEMVKDKGLQCKYIISSLPPNAPVTERAIPVAIFSAEISVKRSFLRRWTLDTSLEDFDPRAIIDWDYYKERVASVIQKIITIPAALQNIPNPVPRVEHPVWLKKRLATKEDKFKQDSLSKFLVKASQAPASGQIKDIEDLFKNNADITKETSKIAKVSSRKDRNKRKRQQPPEVESLVLPSVMPSMDDDYVAWLEYQKIKWKIQSRDRIRRAQLFGSTGNSADRSALGGLMRKQAETYANSTWEVLQYRISAQPGTLDVFVSIQGQIQVLKFKVPKTVYVNFRSIPHVSTPEHLVMEPSNATLPNNSRMSDPTSKNLYKCTMPESIYIDEMQNDSGIFNYMNVSGIFESTVTASERAIIELGSSVVFRSNTLGALGKGLQNGYEFRNLAMADTQRYLNRFSLAVSYLLHLKSNIGYEFFCLVKSWSKAAMIYYYKPSSNAKEIAPAMLKQIYKEAFEQKKEFHSKFSRFFPLNEDMDFELQAFADRSKLYRKLSLQINKLKEEKGLQFLLLLQSPFPTNLTKRIKVLGQVPVVEITMNELDLPQLQWEVVLSKKMISHFLSCGSWLSHLVTISQSSSIPICNLKLDNAGFVIDVLYSRQLKNDGYVLWWNDNSPLPDHGGAQRDFDLNTSWLMNDLAFPEVNNPAVYDQVVLEIGVGNLTINAVLGSALINEAEGGDPMGMDVSNSLNSGDHNSGDNLVNDAFSGGSLLVLRNLLKEWWDSALANNSTSDLLINSFVNWIQNPDSKLFDPSLRYHVRNLTKKSLLQLMNEFHNLGSSVTYADRNKILVKTNKYSPETCYAYGQYIIKAVRKNLVFTYLDLRIEKYWDLLIWMDKHNFGGLACTDIQEKEVQDVRAFSKWHIKEFLPLIYKPEFDDWMMIFLDSMVKTKRNYLQSTEGTQRLTQILPIKTNKDGFSDDDDQGPLTDFTRMFSAPLINRIEKLYQNEKKFILDPKYAAEYTFPILPGSHLSMKAPLLELVKYLCQVMLLSKSNLLEVRELRKELLKVFEVREFDTRAEFINPSTSLVVNGFLCEFCFFTTDIDFCKDDPTTIFACPSCHKKFNRVLLQEHMIQKLYADVESYLTQDLQCSRCRRMKQDNMSTYCSCSGSWVGSVSKNSLIEKALVYRQVTEYYDFDLLRCALEDICV, encoded by the coding sequence ATGTCTGACAGGTTCAAGGGGAGCAATTCAGCAAGGGTTGTTAAAAATGGTGGTTTTATTGGTGGTAATTCGACTGCCAACNCCTTTGCAGTAACGGCAAACCAAATTATGCAGGCCTCGAGAATAGATGAGATGGATGACATGATGGGATTTGAGAGGTATACTGCACCACAGTACAGTGGGCGGAGGGATGCTAACAAGTTGGGTCAGATTCCTGGTCGTGTGGGGTGGCTTTCAAACATGCATCCGACGATTATCTCACCTGTATCAATACCGGGAGCTAGTGGAAACGACGCTACGGGTATCGCTGGTGTAGACTTCTATTTCTTGGATGAGGAAGGTGGAAGTTTCAAGTCTACCATCACATACGACCCATATTTCTTCATAAAGTGCTCTGATCCTTCTCGAGTTGCTGAAGTGGAAGAATATATCAAAAAATACTTGGAAACTTGTCTTAAGAGTGTTACTATTGTGgaaaaagatgatttaTCTTTGGACAACCATTTACTAGGTTTGAAGAGAACTCTCATAAAGTTGACATTCATCAATTCGAATAAATTATTCGAAGCAAGGAAGCTTCTGCGTCCAATCTTGGCACATAATGAGAACAACAATACGCAAAAAAATCTTTACTCGGGACAGATGATGGGAAATCCAAAAACTGACGTTAAAAGCCTGATAGAGGACATTAGAGAATACGATGTGCCATATCATGTGCGAGTATCTATTGACAAGGGAATACGAGTGGGTAAATGGTATAAAGTCACATCCGGTGGGTTTTTTgagttgaaggagaaaGTTGCATTTGCTGAACCAGTGGTGTTAGCCTTTGATATCGAAACCACGAAGGCTCCTCTAAAGTTTCCCGATTCTGCCATCGATCAAGTTATGATGATTTCGTATATGATCGACGGAGAAGGTTTTCTTATAACAAATAGAGAGATTATTTCGGAAGACATCGAGGATTTTGAATATTCGCCAAAGCCAGAATACTTGGGACAATTCACGATCTTTAACGAAGTTGATGAATTAGCATTATTACAAAGATTTTTTGAGCATATTAGGGACGTTAGACCCACAGTCATTTCCACATTTAATGGTGATTTTTTCGATTGGCCATTTATTGaaaatcgatcaaaaatTCATGGCTTGGACATgtttgaagagattggttTCGCACCTGATTCCGATGGGGAGTATAAATCCTCCTACTGCTCTCATATGGACTGTTTTCGTTGGGTGAAAAGAGATTCTTATCTTCCTCAAGGTTCTCAAGGTTTAAAAGCAGTAACACAGGCAAAATTAGGTTATAATCCAATCGAACTGGATCCAGAGCTCATGACACCCTACGCATTTGAGAAACCACAACAGCTTTCGGAATACTCTGTTTCTGATGCAGTGGCAACTTACTACCTTTACATGAAATACGTTCATCCAttcattttttctttatgCACAATCATCCCATTAAACCCCGATGAAACCCTCAGAAAAGGTACTGGTACCTTATGTGAAATGCTTTTGATGGTTCAGGCTTACGACGGTAACATTATGCTGCCGAACAAATACACGgatccaattgaaagattttaTGACGGCCATTTACTCGAATCAGAGACTTACGTCGGAGGACATGTGGAATCTCTTGAAGCGGGCGTGTTTAGGAGTGACATTCCAAGtgatttcaaagttgaTCCCACTGTCATAGATGAGCTACTGGACGATCTGCCGCATGCTCTCAAGTTTTGTGTTGAAGTCGAAAACAATTCCAAGATAGAGGATGTCACcaactttcaagatattATGGATGAGATTACTGTAAAActcaaggatttgaaagtaaaAAACGAAAGAAGCGAGTTGCCTTTGATTTATCATGTCGATGTGGCATCAATGTACCCTAATATAATGACAACCAACAGATTACAACCGGATAGTATGAAGAGTGAAAGAGACTGTGCAAGTTGCGATTTTAATAGGCCAGGTAAAACATGTGACAGACGATTGAAATGGTCATGGAGAGGAGAATTCTTTCCAGCAAAAATGGATGAATATAATATGGTCAAGAGGGCACTACAAAACGAAACATTTCCCAATAAAAACAGattctcgaagaaaaaATTCCTGACATTTGATGAACTATCCTATGCGGAGCAGGTAACTCACATTAAAAAACGTCTGACAGATTATAGCAGAAAGGTATACCACAGAGTCAAGGTGTCCGAAGTCGTGGAGAGAGAATCGATTGTGTGCCAGAGAGAAAATCCTTTCTACGCAGATACCGTGCGATCCTTCAGAGATAGAAGATACGAGTTCAAAGGCCTAGCCAAAACCTGGAAGGGTAAATTAGCGGCTATTCCGTCTTCTGACAAGCATGCTAAAGAtgaggcaaagaagatgattgTTCTTTACGATTCTTTGCAACTAGCTCACAAAGTCATTTTGAACTCTTTTTATGGATACGTTATGCGTAAAGGTTCTCGGTGGTATTCAATGGAAATGGCCGGAATAACTTGTCTAACAGGTGCCACAATCATTCAAATGGCCAGGGCTTTAGTAGAAAGAATAGGGAGGCCGTTGGAGTTGGATACCGATGGTATTTGGTGTATTGTTCCAAAGTCATTTCCCGAGAACTATTCCTTCCAAATGAACAATGGCAAACGTTTGTTCTTATCTTATCCTTGTTCGATGCTTAACTATAAGGTCCATCAGAAATTCACAAATACCCAGTACCAGGAACTAAGTGATCCTGTGAGGCACAAATATAAGACCCATGATGAAAACTCTATtttttttgaagttgatgGCCCTTACAGGGCGATGATTCTACCTACTTCGAAGGAGGAAGGTAAAGGTATCAAAAAGAGATATGCTGTGTTTAATGAGGATGGCTCTCTTGCCGAATTGAAAGGttttgaattgaaaagaagaggtGAGTTACAGCtaatcaaaaattttcagagTGACCTTTTCAAGGTATTTCTGGAAGGTGACGATCTACAAAGCTGTTATGGAGCggttgctgctgttgctaATAGATGGTTCGATATTTTGGACACAAAGGGGGCCAtgcttgaagatgaggatcTGATAGAGTTGATTTGTGAGAACAGAAGCATGTCAAAGACCTTGAAGGAATATGAGGGCCAAAAATCAACCTCCATAACAACAGCCAAGAGGCTAGGTGAATTTTTAGGTGAGGAAATGGTGAAAGATAAAGGTTTGCAATGTAAATATATTATCAGTAGCCTGCCGCCAAATGCTCCTGTTACTGAACGTGCCATTCCAGTCGCTATCTTTTCAGCAGAAATATCTGTAAAGAGATCTTTCCTACGGAGGTGGACATTGGATACGTCGCTGGAGGACTTTGATCCTCGCGCTATCATCGACTGGGATTATTATAAAGAGAGAGTGGCTTCGGTCATCCAAAAGATTATCACTATCCCCGCAGCTCTACAAAACATTCCCAATCCAGTCCCAAGAGTTGAGCATCCAGTATGGCtaaagaaaagattggcAACCAAGGAAGACAAGTTCAAACAAGATTCATTGAGTAAGTTCTTAGTCAAAGCTTCGCAGGCGCCGGCGTCTGGTCAAATTAAAGATATTGAggatctcttcaaaaacAATGCAGATATTACGAAGGAGACCTCTAAAATAGCCAAAGTATCTTCTCGTAAGGATCGAAACAAGAGGAAGCGGCAGCAACCTCCAGAAGTGGAATCTTTAGTGTTGCCATCTGTTATGCCGTCTatggatgatgattatgTGGCGTGGCTTGAATAccaaaagatcaaatggAAGATTCAGTCGAGGGATAGGATACGTAGAGCTCAATTATTCGGAAGTACAGGAAACTCGGCCGACAGAAGTGCGCTGGGCGGCCTGATGAGAAAACAAGCAGAAACTTATGCCAATTCCACCTGGGAAGTATTACAATATAGAATTTCAGCGCAACCTGGAACACTAGATGTTTTCGTCTCCATTCAAGGTCAAATACAAGTTCTCAAATTCAAGGTTCCTAAAACAGTTTACGTCAACTTCAGATCAATACCCCACGTCTCTACACCGGAGCATCTCGTCATGGAACCATCCAATGCGACGCTGCCAAATAACTCTAGAATGAGCGACCCAACATCCAAAAACCTTTATAAATGTACGATGCCAGAAAGCATTTACATTGACGAGATGCAGAATGACTCAGGTATTTTCAATTACATGAATGTTtctggaatttttgaaagtacTGTCACTGCTAGTGAAAGAGCAATTATTGAGCTCGGTTCATCCGTTGTGTTTAGGTCGAACACCTTGGGTGCTCTGGGTAAAGGTTTACAGAATGGATATGAGTTTAGAAATTTGGCTATGGCAGATACTCAGAGATATCTCAATAGGTTCTCTTTGGCCGTCAGCTACCTTTTGCACTTGAAGTCGAATATTGGCTACGAATTTTTCTGTCTCGTTAAGTCTTGGAGTAAGGCTGCTATGATTTACTATTATAAGCCTTCCTCTAATGCAAAGGAAATAGCCCCAGCCATGCTAAAACAGATCTACAAGGAGGCTTTTGAGCAAAAGAAGGAATTCCACTCTAAGTTCTCTCGATTTTTCCCTCTAAACGAAGATATGGACTTTGAGCTACAAGCCTTTGCTGACCGCTCGAAACTGTATCGAAAGCTCTCGCTTCAAATCAATAAGTTAAAGGAGGAGAAGGGTTTGCAATTTTTACTTCTACTACAATCACCATTTCCCACGAATTTGACCAAAAGAATCAAGGTATTGGGACAAGTCCCAGTGGTAGAAATCACCATGAATGAGTTAGATTTACCTCAACTGCAGTGGGAAGTGGTACTGAGTAAAAAAATGATAAGCCACTTCCTTTCTTGTGGTTCCTGGCTGTCTCACTTGGTTACTATCTCCCAGTCGAGTAGCATCCCGATTTGTAACCTCAAGCTTGACAATGCGGGGTTCGTCATAGATGTACTTTACTCACGTCAGCTCAAGAATGATGGCTACGTGCTGTGGTGGAATGACAATAGCCCTCTTCCAGACCATGGAGGAGCACAAAGGGATTTTGATCTGAACACTTCGTGGCTAATGAACGATCTAGCCTTTCCAGAGGTGAATAATCCTGCCGTGTATGATCAAGTTGTATTAGAAATCGGAGTGGGCAACTTGACGATCAACGCTGTCCTTGGATCAGCTCTCATCAATGAAGCCGAAGGAGGTGATCCCATGGGAATGGACGTCTCCAACAGCTTGAATAGCGGTGACCATAATTCCGGTGATAACTTGGTCAACGATGCATTTTCAGGAGGATCGCTGTTGGTCTTGCGTAATCTCCTAAAAGAGTGGTGGGACAGCGCTCTGGCGAACAACTCAACTTCAGATCTACTTATTAACTCGTTTGTTAACTGGATTCAAAACCCAGACTCCAAACTGTTTGATCCCTCTTTAAGATATCACGTTCGCAATCTGACTAAAAAATCCTTACTTCAACTGATGAACGAGTTTCATAATCTAGGTTCAAGTGTCACTTACGCTGATAGAAACAAAATTCTTGTAAAAACGAACAAATATTCTCCCGAGACTTGTTACGCATATGGTCAATACATCATCAAGGCTGTACGGAAGAACCTTGTTTTCACCTACCTCGATCTTAGAATCGAAAAGTACTGGGATCTACTAATTTGGATGGATAAGCACAATTTTGGGGGCCTAGCTTGTACggatattcaagaaaaagaagttcAGGATGTAAGagctttctcaaaatgGCATATTAAAGAATTTCTCCCTCTTATTTACAAGCCAGAGTTTGATGactggatgatgatttttctcGACAGCATGGTCAAGACGAAAAGGAACTACCTACAGTCCACCGAAGGTACGCAAAGACTTACACAGATCTTGCCAATAAAAACGAACAAAGATGGGTTCAGCGACGATGACGATCAAGGACCACTGACGGACTTTACTCGTATGTTTTCCGCCCCATTGATCAACAGAATCGAAAAGCTCTATCaaaatgagaagaaattcatTCTCGATCCGAAATATGCCGCTGAGTACACATTTCCGATCTTACCGGGCTCTCACCTCTCGATGAAGGCTCCATTGTTAGAGCTCGTGAAATACCTATGTCAAGTGATGCTTCTTTCTAAGAGTAATTTATTAGAGGTTCGTGAGCTTCGTAAGGAGTTGTTGAAAGTCTTCGAGGTTCGCGAGTTTGATACGAGAGCAGAATTTATTAATCCAAGCACGAGCTTAGTAGTGAATGGCTTTTTATGCGAGTTTTGCTTCTTTACCACTGACATTGATTTCTGCAAAGACGATCCCACCACCATCTTTGCTTGTCCAAGCTGCCATAAAAAGTTCAATCGTGTGCTCTTACAGGAGCATATGATACAGAAACTATATGCGGATGTAGAATCATATCTGACTCAGGATTTGCAGTGTTCAAGGTGCAGGAGAATGAAGCAAGATAATATGAGCACTTACTGTAGTTGTTCTGGTTCCTGGGTAGGCTCAGtttcgaaaaattctttgataGAAAAGGCTCTTGTGTACCGGCAGGTTACTGAGTACTACGACTTCGATTTGCTGAGATGTGCATTGGAAGATATTTGTGTGTAG